From a single Alkalibacter saccharofermentans DSM 14828 genomic region:
- a CDS encoding aryl-sulfate sulfotransferase — MNKKLIFLLISIAAIIFLTSCSNETELSSENDDYYEDWKMHDEIIKNNRSIYSNIEKDLERRAHTIDDPLVIKNPYGLVPLSAIVAFTTDYEASVKITVKGDTQNDTFTYESPMDKVHIIPIIGLYPSRENVVEINLMVDDNSVDSNQITIATDSLPDELLDAVSSTYSREDPVKDFTVVSGGLYRNPYAFDSSGNIRWYIEVETDPHGYFPLSDDRFAIIAGYSMIDTETRQYAPYIFEMDFLGRLYKSYLVEKGAHHEVAEKKPNGNLLVLANSLEGHVEDTIIEIDRNTGEIIKELNFGDIINDTPYNKAYDWAHINSLSYNAVDDTMVLSPRDVSSAVKINWSNGDLIWILSDPAIWADTEYIDYVLKPIGDIIWHYEQHSVFEEKNIDSRQNELNLFMFDNHVIRNDLVDIEITEDAGRSAVVHYSIDESNKTVRQVRRYPNSLAFITSNYNLYIANNRIIANHGSLRESIEDPITSMWGEIYEYNYSTGELVRSYWLKYGFYRAYSHDISDVILK; from the coding sequence ATGAACAAAAAACTGATTTTTCTTCTAATCTCTATTGCAGCTATTATTTTCCTGACATCATGCAGCAACGAAACTGAACTCAGCAGTGAAAATGACGACTACTATGAAGACTGGAAAATGCATGACGAGATTATAAAGAACAACAGATCTATTTATTCAAATATCGAGAAGGATCTCGAGAGGCGCGCACATACGATTGACGACCCTTTAGTAATTAAAAATCCTTACGGTCTAGTACCTCTGTCAGCAATAGTCGCATTTACGACTGATTATGAAGCATCAGTGAAAATCACGGTTAAAGGCGATACGCAGAATGATACCTTCACATACGAGTCCCCCATGGATAAGGTTCATATTATACCGATAATCGGCCTGTACCCATCTAGAGAAAACGTGGTAGAAATCAATTTGATGGTTGACGACAATTCTGTGGATTCAAACCAAATTACAATAGCAACAGATTCTCTGCCTGATGAACTCTTAGATGCAGTGTCCTCAACATACTCAAGGGAAGATCCTGTAAAAGACTTTACTGTGGTATCAGGTGGTCTTTATAGAAATCCATACGCATTTGACTCTTCAGGCAATATCAGATGGTACATTGAAGTAGAAACAGACCCCCACGGGTATTTCCCATTATCAGATGACAGGTTTGCAATTATTGCGGGTTACTCTATGATTGATACAGAGACCAGGCAATATGCCCCTTACATATTTGAAATGGACTTTTTAGGCAGACTTTACAAAAGCTATTTGGTAGAAAAAGGCGCTCATCATGAGGTCGCTGAGAAAAAGCCTAATGGCAATCTTTTGGTTCTTGCAAACTCCCTAGAGGGACATGTTGAGGACACTATAATCGAAATAGATAGAAATACCGGAGAAATCATAAAAGAACTTAACTTTGGTGATATCATAAATGACACGCCTTACAACAAAGCCTATGATTGGGCTCACATCAATTCACTATCATATAATGCTGTAGATGATACTATGGTACTATCTCCTAGAGATGTTTCTTCTGCAGTTAAAATTAATTGGAGCAATGGAGATTTAATATGGATATTATCTGATCCAGCTATTTGGGCTGATACTGAATATATTGATTATGTTCTAAAACCTATTGGAGATATTATCTGGCACTATGAGCAACACTCGGTTTTCGAAGAAAAAAATATTGATTCAAGACAAAATGAATTAAATTTATTTATGTTTGACAACCATGTTATAAGAAACGATCTTGTAGATATTGAGATAACTGAGGATGCAGGTCGGTCTGCTGTTGTTCATTATTCAATAGATGAGTCAAACAAAACTGTAAGACAAGTAAGAAGGTACCCAAATTCCTTAGCTTTCATCACTTCAAATTACAACCTTTATATCGCAAATAATCGAATTATCGCAAACCATGGCAGTTTGAGGGAAAGTATCGAAGACCCAATTACCTCCATGTGGGGAGAAATCTATGAATACAATTATTCTACAGGAGAGCTTGTTCGGTCGTACTGGCTTAAATATGGTTTTTACAGAGCATATAGTCATGACATTTCTGATGTAATCCTTAAATAA